In Ktedonobacteraceae bacterium, one genomic interval encodes:
- a CDS encoding GPW/gp25 family protein produces the protein MSTSRYRAWKFVHPDLDSPEGIVGLGLTPRGSIAMVEGNDSVRQEILLLLSTIPGERVMRPDYGCQLHRLVFSPNDETTAGLAIHYVRQALNLWEPRIDVLRLDAERNADNAEQLIIRLEYRVRATQQSDTVAFAFDLAGGSR, from the coding sequence ATGAGTACTTCGCGTTACCGCGCCTGGAAATTCGTGCATCCTGACCTGGACTCTCCAGAAGGCATAGTGGGACTCGGCCTCACGCCGCGTGGCAGCATTGCGATGGTAGAGGGTAATGATTCGGTAAGACAGGAAATCCTGCTCTTGCTGTCAACCATACCGGGGGAACGGGTCATGCGTCCAGATTACGGCTGCCAGTTGCATCGCCTGGTCTTCTCTCCCAACGACGAGACCACCGCCGGGCTGGCGATTCATTACGTGCGGCAGGCGCTCAATCTGTGGGAACCACGCATCGATGTGCTGCGGCTGGACGCGGAGCGGAACGCAGATAATGCAGAACAATTGATCATTCGCCTCGAATACCGGGTACGAGCAACGCAGCAATCCGATACTGTCGCCTTTGCTTTCGATCTGGCAGGAGGGAGTCGCTGA
- a CDS encoding baseplate J/gp47 family protein: MPLPSPNLDDRDFRQLVEEARRRIMQSSPGWTDLSPGDPGMVLLELFAYLTETMIYRLNRVPDKMYIEFLRLIGIRLQPPSAASTSLLFSRARAEDTPIQIPRGTRVTLSRSSGASDALVFTTAANATIPSGAAQVEVLAHHCDLIEGELAGTGSGLPGLVVKAQRPPIVAATGDELDLVVGVEAAPGELGERVPAIKYGDKTYRVWREVESFTNVGDDPYVYVADRMAGMILFAPAARLEREDGNLEEAAHALAAIPGVRREIRLWYRRGGGPEGNVEANTLTKLKDAITGVQVTNPTPAVGGRAAETLENALVRGPQQLHSLQRAVTARDFELAALYSSRAIARAKALTRAALWAFATPGTVEVLLVPYIEEEKRGGGQVTIAVLGEHQTPEVRTFVQQVLNERRPLGTTCLVNWAHYKTVRVTARIVVRREEDPQAVKQRVIERLHSTINPLPTRFSSTGWPFGQALRASHVYDVALTEPGVRWVDRVRLVVDEVPEANVAAIVADTTQARTWYVGSGPTLFRSLNDGEGWEPAGRFPDEEITGVQAHADRAGLIATVTRLPGDGGSRLHISWDCAETWGATAYTFAFQVQDMAWTLRGGVPVLLMATSAGLYELSMQPGSSPIQVLVDRTNQALGFYAIAASTDVRGVVNVAVAAQNTGGVYLSSSGGSTGTFRHTGLRGEDIRELTVQHDGPRSFLWAGAAAPGGDDPGKGCFTRELLGSEDPPNGWQGFGKNWTGGTCRSITFVGAKVLAASHRSGVLHLDLHAHDAAWQASDVGCGLPLRDPGRFLPVLALATDPEGRLVMAGGAKGVFRSEDGGTTYLPASSKEFSDKVTLPATWLFVSGEHDITVVGEDEAE, from the coding sequence ATGCCACTACCGTCACCCAACCTCGACGACCGCGACTTTCGCCAGCTGGTGGAGGAGGCACGCCGCCGTATTATGCAATCTTCCCCCGGGTGGACAGACCTTTCACCCGGAGATCCGGGGATGGTGCTGCTGGAGCTTTTCGCCTACCTGACGGAGACGATGATTTACCGGCTGAACCGCGTGCCGGATAAGATGTACATCGAGTTCTTGCGATTGATTGGCATACGCCTGCAACCCCCGTCGGCAGCCAGCACCAGCCTGCTCTTCAGCCGGGCGCGAGCAGAGGATACTCCGATCCAGATTCCGCGTGGCACGCGTGTGACGCTAAGCCGTTCGAGCGGCGCTAGCGATGCGCTGGTCTTTACGACAGCAGCCAATGCCACTATTCCCTCGGGCGCAGCCCAGGTAGAAGTGCTTGCCCATCATTGTGATCTGATCGAGGGCGAACTGGCCGGAACAGGTAGCGGTTTGCCCGGCCTGGTTGTAAAAGCGCAGAGGCCGCCGATTGTAGCAGCAACAGGTGATGAACTGGACCTGGTTGTCGGTGTCGAAGCGGCGCCTGGCGAACTGGGCGAGCGCGTCCCGGCTATCAAGTATGGAGATAAGACCTATCGCGTATGGCGCGAGGTGGAAAGCTTTACCAATGTGGGGGATGACCCGTATGTCTACGTTGCCGACCGCATGGCAGGGATGATTCTGTTCGCCCCCGCTGCGCGTCTCGAGCGTGAAGATGGAAATCTGGAGGAAGCCGCTCACGCGCTGGCGGCTATTCCAGGAGTGAGACGCGAGATACGCTTGTGGTATCGGCGTGGTGGTGGCCCGGAGGGAAATGTCGAGGCAAATACGCTCACGAAGCTGAAGGATGCAATTACGGGAGTGCAGGTCACTAATCCAACCCCGGCAGTTGGCGGGCGTGCCGCTGAAACGTTGGAGAATGCGCTGGTGCGAGGACCGCAGCAGTTGCATTCGCTGCAACGAGCGGTTACGGCGCGCGATTTCGAGCTGGCCGCGCTCTATAGCTCAAGGGCAATCGCGCGCGCGAAAGCGCTGACACGGGCAGCTTTGTGGGCTTTTGCTACGCCGGGTACCGTAGAAGTATTGCTCGTGCCTTATATTGAGGAGGAAAAGCGCGGTGGAGGCCAGGTAACGATTGCTGTCCTGGGAGAACACCAGACGCCAGAGGTGCGGACATTTGTGCAACAGGTGCTGAACGAGCGCCGGCCGCTTGGAACGACCTGCCTCGTGAACTGGGCGCACTACAAGACGGTTCGTGTGACGGCGCGGATTGTTGTGCGGCGCGAAGAGGATCCTCAGGCTGTCAAACAGCGCGTTATCGAGCGCCTGCACTCGACAATCAACCCATTGCCGACGCGCTTCAGTTCGACCGGATGGCCCTTTGGACAGGCCTTACGCGCATCGCATGTTTACGATGTGGCATTGACCGAGCCAGGAGTGCGCTGGGTGGACCGGGTGCGGCTCGTGGTGGATGAGGTTCCTGAAGCGAATGTAGCAGCGATTGTGGCAGATACAACGCAGGCGCGAACCTGGTATGTTGGAAGCGGCCCCACGCTGTTCCGCTCATTAAACGACGGCGAGGGCTGGGAACCGGCGGGCCGCTTTCCAGATGAGGAGATTACCGGCGTGCAGGCCCACGCAGATCGTGCTGGGCTGATAGCTACCGTCACGCGGCTGCCTGGCGATGGGGGATCGCGCTTACATATTTCATGGGATTGCGCTGAGACATGGGGAGCTACGGCCTATACCTTCGCCTTCCAGGTGCAGGATATGGCCTGGACGCTGCGCGGGGGAGTGCCGGTGCTGTTGATGGCGACAAGCGCGGGGTTATATGAACTCTCCATGCAGCCGGGAAGCAGCCCGATACAGGTGCTAGTAGACCGTACAAATCAGGCGCTGGGCTTTTATGCCATAGCAGCAAGCACAGATGTGCGCGGTGTAGTAAACGTCGCCGTCGCGGCCCAGAATACGGGAGGCGTCTATCTTTCCAGCAGCGGAGGCTCAACAGGCACGTTCCGGCACACCGGACTGCGCGGAGAAGACATTCGCGAATTGACAGTACAGCATGACGGTCCGCGTTCGTTCCTCTGGGCAGGGGCAGCTGCGCCGGGCGGTGATGATCCCGGCAAGGGGTGCTTCACTCGCGAATTACTCGGTTCGGAAGACCCTCCGAATGGATGGCAGGGATTCGGCAAAAACTGGACCGGGGGGACTTGCCGGTCAATCACGTTTGTAGGCGCAAAGGTTCTGGCCGCCTCTCACCGGTCAGGAGTGCTACATCTCGATCTACACGCGCACGATGCCGCGTGGCAAGCATCCGATGTAGGATGCGGCCTGCCGCTGCGAGACCCCGGACGCTTCCTTCCGGTTCTCGCATTGGCGACAGATCCAGAAGGGCGGCTGGTGATGGCAGGTGGAGCGAAAGGAGTTTTTCGCAGCGAAGATGGCGGCACAACGTACTTACCAGCTTCGAGCAAGGAATTTTCGGACAAAGTGACCCTGCCTGCGACCTGGTTGTTCGTTTCAGGCGAGCATGATATTACGGTGGTAGGTGAAGATGAAGCTGAATGA
- the leuS gene encoding leucine--tRNA ligase yields the protein MITRTRYNPKEIEEKWQTQWEAEQLYHAPDDSPKPKFYNLVMLPYPSGDLHIGHWYNFAPADAYGRFIRRHGYNVMQPIGFDAFGLPAENAAISRGVQARTWTLANIETMRRQLRRMGAAWDWEREIISCLPDYYKWTEWLFLQFYKHGLAYRTKAPANWCPSCNTTLANEQVLADGTCERCGSQVIRKEIDQWLLRITNYAEELLDFSKIEWPEKTVTMQRNWIGRSEGAEIRFYAEVNGQREEIPVFTTRPDTIYGVTFFVLAPEHPMVEKITTPEHKAEVDAYVDQARHMTEIERMNTEKEKTGVFTGGYVTNPVSGEQVPVWIADYVLMGYGSGAIMGVPAHDQRDFEFARKFGIPIREVIRPAGEEPSDPDTWTEAKVALGVMVNSGPFDGTPADEAITAVTRYVEEQGIGKFMVSYRLRDWLISRQRYWGSPIPIVYCPTHGTVPVPEDQLPVILPENVEFKPTGESPLRYEPDFVNTTCPICGGPATRETDTMDTFICSSWYFLRYADPHNEQQAWSQEAMKRWLPVDQYIGGPEHAVLHLLYARFFIKALRDMGYLDFDEPFTRLYHQGMVLGPDGQKMSKSHGNVVAPDEYVEKYSTDAVRCYLMFMGPFDQGGTFKADNLEGVWRFLNRFWNLVTESWIDNPTFEETGESKTIERLRNKTIKRVTEDLSNFRFNTALAALMECNNALIKQQNEPVARSKAYRDTLETMIELLAPMAPYITEELWHLTGHIGSVHVSEWPAYDEALTRDETFTLVVQVNGRVRERIEVASGTSEGEIRMLALDNPRVASFIGDATVQKVVYVPERLINIVVRNE from the coding sequence ATGATTACCCGAACCAGGTATAACCCCAAAGAAATCGAAGAGAAGTGGCAGACGCAGTGGGAGGCCGAACAATTGTATCATGCTCCCGATGACTCGCCGAAACCAAAATTCTATAACCTGGTGATGTTGCCCTACCCGTCCGGTGACCTGCATATCGGCCACTGGTACAACTTCGCGCCCGCCGATGCCTATGGGCGTTTCATACGCAGGCATGGCTATAATGTCATGCAGCCCATCGGTTTCGACGCCTTCGGTCTGCCCGCCGAAAATGCCGCCATCTCGCGTGGTGTTCAGGCGCGCACGTGGACGCTGGCAAATATCGAAACCATGCGCAGGCAGCTGCGCCGGATGGGTGCTGCGTGGGATTGGGAGCGCGAAATCATTTCGTGCTTGCCCGATTACTACAAATGGACGGAATGGCTGTTCCTGCAATTCTATAAGCACGGGCTGGCCTATCGTACTAAGGCACCTGCCAACTGGTGTCCCAGCTGCAATACCACGCTGGCGAACGAGCAGGTACTGGCCGATGGCACCTGCGAGCGCTGTGGCAGCCAGGTGATTCGCAAGGAGATCGACCAGTGGCTGCTGCGAATCACCAACTATGCCGAGGAGCTGCTGGACTTCTCCAAGATCGAGTGGCCTGAAAAGACCGTGACCATGCAGCGCAACTGGATCGGGCGCAGCGAGGGAGCTGAGATTCGTTTCTACGCCGAGGTCAATGGGCAGCGCGAGGAGATTCCGGTCTTCACCACGCGCCCGGATACGATCTACGGCGTCACGTTCTTTGTGCTGGCGCCGGAGCATCCGATGGTCGAAAAGATCACCACGCCCGAACATAAGGCCGAAGTCGATGCCTATGTGGACCAGGCAAGGCACATGACCGAGATCGAGCGCATGAATACAGAAAAGGAGAAGACGGGCGTCTTCACCGGTGGTTATGTAACCAATCCGGTCAGCGGCGAGCAGGTTCCGGTATGGATCGCCGATTACGTGCTGATGGGCTATGGTTCGGGCGCAATCATGGGTGTTCCGGCGCATGACCAGCGCGATTTCGAGTTTGCCCGCAAGTTCGGCATTCCCATACGCGAGGTAATTCGGCCAGCCGGCGAGGAGCCGAGCGATCCGGATACCTGGACTGAGGCGAAAGTGGCGCTGGGCGTGATGGTTAACTCCGGCCCATTCGACGGCACGCCCGCGGATGAGGCGATTACCGCCGTTACCCGGTACGTAGAGGAACAGGGCATTGGCAAATTCATGGTTTCCTATCGCCTGCGCGACTGGCTGATCAGCCGCCAGCGATATTGGGGTTCGCCCATCCCTATCGTGTATTGTCCAACGCATGGGACAGTGCCGGTACCAGAGGATCAACTGCCGGTGATCCTGCCGGAAAATGTGGAGTTCAAGCCAACCGGAGAGTCACCGCTGCGCTACGAGCCTGACTTCGTCAACACAACCTGCCCAATTTGTGGCGGTCCGGCGACGCGAGAGACCGATACCATGGACACCTTCATCTGTTCGTCCTGGTACTTCCTGCGCTATGCCGATCCACATAACGAGCAGCAGGCATGGAGCCAGGAGGCGATGAAACGCTGGCTGCCCGTCGATCAATACATCGGCGGGCCGGAACACGCAGTCCTGCACCTGCTGTACGCGCGTTTCTTCATCAAGGCGCTGCGCGATATGGGCTACCTGGACTTCGACGAGCCGTTCACACGCCTGTATCACCAGGGTATGGTGCTGGGACCCGATGGTCAGAAGATGTCCAAGTCGCATGGCAATGTCGTGGCTCCCGACGAATACGTCGAGAAGTACAGCACCGACGCGGTACGCTGCTACCTGATGTTCATGGGACCGTTCGATCAGGGCGGCACCTTCAAGGCCGACAACCTGGAGGGCGTGTGGCGCTTCCTGAACCGCTTCTGGAACCTGGTCACCGAGTCCTGGATCGATAATCCAACCTTTGAGGAGACCGGCGAAAGCAAGACAATCGAGCGGCTGCGCAATAAGACCATCAAGCGCGTGACCGAAGACCTGAGCAATTTCCGCTTCAACACGGCGCTGGCCGCGCTGATGGAATGCAACAACGCGCTGATCAAGCAGCAAAACGAGCCGGTGGCGCGCAGCAAAGCCTATCGCGACACGCTGGAGACGATGATAGAACTGCTGGCGCCGATGGCTCCATACATCACCGAGGAGTTGTGGCACCTGACGGGTCACATCGGCAGCGTCCACGTGAGTGAATGGCCTGCATATGACGAGGCCCTGACGCGCGACGAGACCTTCACGCTGGTCGTCCAGGTCAACGGCAGGGTACGCGAGCGCATTGAAGTCGCCTCGGGCACCAGCGAGGGTGAGATTCGCATGCTGGCCCTGGACAATCCGCGTGTGGCCTCTTTCATCGGTGATGCCACGGTCCAGAAGGTCGTTTACGTGCCTGAGCGACTGATTAATATTGTGGTAAGAAACGAGTAG
- a CDS encoding serine/threonine-protein kinase — MPDRVGQQLGNYRLVRLLGEGGFAEVYLGEHIHLGTEAAIKVLTARLTSDEIEQFRNEARTIARLKHPHIIRVLDFGVDNGTPFLVMDYVADGTLRQRFPKGTRLPPAIILPYVTQIASALQYAHDQKLIHRDIKPENMLLDGENALLSDFGIAVVAHSSRSMNTQDQVGTLPYMAPEQLQGKPRIASDQYALGIVVYEWLTGTRPFDGTSWEIVSQHFSTPPPPLREKVPNLSSEIEKVVLKALEKEYEKRFASVQEFAQVLAVAVQQCDQAIYAPTVLVKPSMASAPSPMKTTQSQVYTPLPRKTKEQWVKEGVAYRKAGRYQEAIAAYNQAIVLDSNYALAYNNRGNIYSDLKDYRLAIANFNQAISLAPNATRYANRGLAYYYLQDYYRAIQDFDRALQLDPGITWFKLERDDALWKLGRK; from the coding sequence ATGCCAGACCGCGTAGGACAACAACTCGGCAACTATCGCCTTGTTCGACTGCTAGGCGAAGGCGGCTTTGCCGAAGTCTATCTTGGTGAACATATTCACCTGGGAACTGAAGCTGCTATTAAAGTCCTGACCGCCAGATTGACCTCCGACGAAATCGAGCAATTCCGCAACGAGGCCCGCACCATCGCTCGCCTGAAACACCCGCATATCATCCGTGTCCTGGACTTCGGCGTCGATAACGGCACTCCCTTTCTCGTCATGGATTATGTTGCCGATGGCACCTTACGGCAGCGTTTCCCCAAGGGAACACGATTGCCACCTGCAATAATACTCCCCTACGTCACCCAGATTGCCTCTGCCCTGCAATACGCCCACGATCAAAAGCTCATCCATCGCGATATCAAACCGGAGAATATGCTGCTTGATGGAGAGAATGCCTTACTGAGCGACTTTGGCATTGCCGTCGTCGCCCATAGCTCACGCTCAATGAATACACAGGATCAGGTCGGAACGCTACCCTACATGGCACCCGAACAGTTGCAAGGCAAACCGCGCATAGCCAGCGACCAGTATGCATTAGGGATAGTAGTCTATGAGTGGCTTACTGGCACCAGGCCATTCGATGGGACATCCTGGGAGATCGTCTCCCAGCATTTTTCGACGCCACCACCGCCGTTGAGGGAGAAGGTTCCAAATCTTTCATCTGAGATTGAGAAGGTTGTGCTGAAGGCTTTGGAAAAGGAGTATGAGAAGCGTTTTGCCAGTGTGCAGGAGTTTGCGCAGGTATTGGCTGTGGCAGTTCAACAGTGCGATCAAGCTATATATGCTCCGACTGTTTTGGTCAAACCATCTATGGCAAGTGCGCCGTCTCCAATGAAAACCACTCAGTCGCAAGTTTATACACCATTGCCCCGAAAGACAAAGGAACAATGGGTAAAGGAAGGAGTCGCTTATCGTAAAGCTGGAAGATATCAAGAGGCTATTGCAGCTTATAATCAAGCTATCGTTCTTGATTCCAATTATGCTCTTGCGTACAACAATCGTGGCAATATTTATAGTGATCTTAAAGACTATAGACTAGCAATAGCTAACTTTAACCAGGCGATTAGTCTCGCCCCCAATGCTACACGTTATGCTAATCGAGGACTGGCTTATTATTATCTCCAGGATTATTATCGTGCCATTCAAGACTTCGACCGTGCGCTCCAATTAGATCCTGGTATTACCTGGTTCAAGTTAGAGAGAGATGATGCCTTGTGGAAGCTCGGGAGAAAGTGA
- a CDS encoding transketolase C-terminal domain-containing protein, whose product MTTTMTMRQQMIRTVSELLENDERLVLVLSDISVEVFNAALRSERIINVGIMEQTMTSVAAGMALEGFIPILHSITPFLVERPFEQIKDDFCYQELEGNFISIGASYDYSTEGMTHHGPGDVQILRSLPGMQIVAPGTAGEFDRLFRESYANGSPTYYRLSGSTNSQDYPVHFGKLEVIQTGNQATILAVGPSLSYTLPAVKDLDVTVLYCTTVAPFDAETFRAHCRSNKIVLVEPYYAGVLIPDISAAMDRVPVAIESIGVPHKVLSRYGTPKQHDEALGLTPEGIRWRVERFLRE is encoded by the coding sequence ATGACGACAACCATGACAATGCGGCAGCAAATGATTCGGACCGTGAGCGAACTGCTGGAGAATGACGAACGGCTTGTCCTCGTACTCAGCGATATAAGTGTCGAAGTCTTCAATGCGGCTCTCCGATCAGAGCGCATCATCAATGTGGGAATTATGGAGCAGACGATGACCAGCGTAGCGGCCGGTATGGCCCTGGAAGGCTTCATCCCGATATTGCACAGCATCACACCATTCCTGGTCGAGCGTCCTTTCGAGCAGATCAAGGACGATTTCTGCTATCAAGAATTGGAGGGCAACTTCATCAGCATCGGAGCCTCCTACGACTACAGCACCGAGGGTATGACGCATCACGGCCCCGGTGATGTACAGATTTTGCGCAGTCTGCCAGGCATGCAGATAGTTGCTCCAGGGACGGCTGGAGAATTCGACAGGCTCTTCCGCGAATCATATGCCAATGGCTCGCCAACGTACTATCGCCTGAGCGGTTCAACCAATTCCCAGGATTACCCTGTTCATTTTGGCAAGCTCGAAGTGATTCAGACCGGCAATCAGGCAACAATTCTCGCGGTAGGTCCCTCCCTATCCTATACGCTGCCAGCCGTGAAGGATTTAGATGTGACCGTACTTTACTGCACTACTGTAGCGCCATTCGATGCTGAGACATTCCGCGCGCATTGCCGCAGTAACAAGATCGTGCTGGTCGAGCCATACTACGCTGGCGTGCTGATACCCGATATCTCCGCCGCGATGGATCGCGTTCCGGTCGCCATCGAGTCCATCGGCGTCCCTCATAAAGTGCTATCCCGTTATGGCACGCCTAAACAGCACGATGAGGCGCTGGGGTTGACGCCGGAGGGGATTCGGTGGAGGGTGGAACGGTTTTTGAGGGAGTAA
- a CDS encoding thiamine pyrophosphate-dependent enzyme, with translation MNADLFRIRQLMDITRGDEKHSSSTSSTLDVLWVLYDRILRYDPKNPRSEDRDRFVLSKGHGCVAFYAILADKGFFSPSLLPTFMKWDSILGTHPDRNQVPGVEASTGSLGHGFPMAVGMAMALRIKRNPARVFVLIGDGECNEGTIWEAALLAGFRHLSRLTCILVNNHSSSEDLGDPAAKFAAFGWATTTINGRDHEQIYQALSRTDPDRPTVVIAEILD, from the coding sequence ATGAACGCTGATCTTTTTCGTATCCGCCAACTGATGGATATAACTCGTGGTGACGAGAAGCATAGCAGCAGCACAAGTTCTACTCTCGACGTGTTATGGGTGTTGTATGATCGCATCCTACGCTATGACCCCAAAAACCCCAGAAGCGAAGACCGGGACCGCTTTGTATTAAGCAAGGGACATGGCTGCGTCGCGTTCTACGCTATCCTGGCCGACAAGGGCTTTTTCTCACCTTCTCTGTTGCCGACTTTCATGAAGTGGGACAGTATTCTGGGCACGCACCCTGATCGTAACCAGGTGCCGGGTGTAGAAGCATCTACCGGTTCGCTGGGACACGGTTTTCCGATGGCGGTCGGCATGGCGATGGCGCTGCGCATTAAGCGGAATCCGGCCAGGGTCTTCGTATTGATTGGGGATGGTGAGTGCAACGAGGGCACTATCTGGGAGGCCGCCCTTCTGGCCGGATTCCGGCATCTTTCGCGCCTGACCTGCATCCTGGTCAATAATCACTCCAGTTCTGAAGATCTCGGCGACCCGGCAGCAAAATTCGCTGCTTTCGGCTGGGCCACGACCACTATTAATGGCCGCGATCACGAACAAATCTATCAAGCGCTATCAAGAACCGATCCAGACCGTCCCACAGTAGTTATCGCGGAGATACTGGACTAG
- a CDS encoding ArsA family ATPase encodes MRIILYLGKGGVGKTTIAAATAVRSAALGKRTLVVSTDLAHSLADCLNTPLTSEPKELSPNLWAQEVNVLEEMRHGWGKVQASMSKVLRKQGLDSIMSEELALIPGMDEIVSLLNIYRNARDGNFEVVIIDAAPTGETVRLLSMPDTFQWYAGRIMSLNSGTLSLARPLIKAFMPSGEILDTINLLSERVKVLRGVLSNPDISSYRPVVNPERMVIKEALRAETYLALFGYPIDGVVCNRVIQPGNYADPFMQELYRNQEKLRNQIHATFSPLPIWEAPYYSHEILGIPQLSELAQEVFGDTDPTRVFYRGPIQEVFRQGDTYVLRLPLPHVEMDKVVMTKKGDEMIVEIGNFKRDITLPAMLANSEATVAKFVNKALEIHFAAPDTSSTSEVA; translated from the coding sequence ATGCGTATCATACTTTACCTTGGGAAAGGCGGCGTTGGTAAAACAACCATTGCCGCCGCGACTGCTGTTCGTTCTGCCGCGTTGGGCAAACGTACTCTTGTGGTAAGCACAGACCTGGCACATAGTCTTGCCGATTGCCTCAATACTCCACTTACATCAGAGCCGAAGGAACTATCGCCAAACCTGTGGGCGCAGGAAGTCAATGTGCTGGAAGAGATGCGTCACGGTTGGGGCAAAGTGCAGGCATCGATGAGCAAAGTGCTGCGCAAGCAGGGGTTAGATTCGATAATGTCGGAAGAACTGGCCCTCATACCAGGGATGGATGAGATTGTCAGCCTGCTCAATATCTATCGCAATGCGCGCGACGGCAACTTCGAGGTCGTTATAATCGATGCTGCTCCCACCGGCGAGACGGTACGCCTGCTTAGCATGCCCGATACTTTTCAGTGGTACGCGGGTCGTATCATGAGCCTCAACAGCGGCACGCTCAGTCTCGCGCGCCCGTTGATCAAGGCTTTCATGCCCTCCGGGGAGATCTTAGATACAATCAATCTCCTCAGCGAGCGCGTCAAAGTGTTGCGCGGCGTTCTGAGCAATCCCGATATCAGTTCTTATAGACCGGTGGTCAATCCGGAACGCATGGTGATCAAAGAGGCACTGCGCGCGGAAACCTACCTGGCGCTCTTCGGTTACCCCATCGATGGCGTGGTATGCAATCGCGTCATTCAACCCGGCAATTATGCCGATCCTTTTATGCAGGAACTCTACCGCAACCAGGAGAAGCTGCGCAACCAGATACACGCAACGTTCTCGCCTCTGCCAATCTGGGAAGCCCCCTATTATTCGCACGAAATACTCGGTATTCCACAGCTCAGTGAGTTAGCCCAGGAAGTGTTTGGCGATACCGACCCCACGCGTGTCTTCTACCGCGGACCGATCCAGGAAGTATTCCGCCAGGGAGATACCTATGTACTGCGCCTGCCCCTGCCACATGTGGAGATGGACAAGGTTGTGATGACCAAAAAAGGCGACGAGATGATCGTCGAGATCGGCAATTTCAAGCGCGATATCACGCTGCCCGCCATGCTGGCCAATTCGGAGGCGACGGTCGCAAAATTTGTGAATAAGGCGCTGGAGATCCACTTTGCGGCGCCGGATACCTCATCTACATCAGAGGTGGCTTAA
- a CDS encoding DUF433 domain-containing protein encodes MKLEEYFDFLSEDDIRLKGTRIGIETILYDYIHRQRSPEVIARTYPSLTLEQVYATILYYLHNKDAVSKYLSDWLEWGREERRRQASHPSPVSQRIRKIKEERQAYKGIA; translated from the coding sequence ATGAAGTTGGAAGAATACTTTGACTTCTTGTCGGAAGACGATATTCGTCTCAAGGGCACTAGAATCGGCATCGAAACTATTCTTTATGATTATATACATCGTCAACGCTCACCAGAAGTCATTGCGAGAACGTATCCTTCACTTACCCTTGAGCAAGTTTATGCCACAATCCTTTATTATCTTCACAATAAAGATGCCGTATCAAAGTATCTGTCAGATTGGTTAGAGTGGGGGAGGGAAGAACGAAGGCGGCAGGCCAGTCACCCGTCACCGGTCAGTCAAAGGATTCGAAAGATTAAAGAGGAGAGGCAGGCTTACAAAGGAATCGCATGA
- a CDS encoding DUF5615 family PIN-like protein, whose protein sequence is MSIRYLMDENIDPLYKAQLLWKKPDLVVYAVGDPGSPVKGTLDPEILYWCEENGFILVTNNRKSMPTHLGEHLAQGRHIPGIITLNGEMSVGETIEELILIAEIGTISDF, encoded by the coding sequence ATGAGTATTCGCTATCTCATGGATGAAAATATTGATCCACTTTATAAGGCTCAATTGTTGTGGAAGAAACCTGATCTTGTGGTATATGCTGTGGGAGATCCAGGCTCTCCAGTCAAGGGAACACTTGATCCAGAAATTTTATATTGGTGTGAAGAAAACGGTTTTATTCTTGTTACTAACAACCGCAAGTCCATGCCTACTCATCTTGGAGAACATCTAGCGCAAGGACGGCATATCCCTGGTATCATTACCCTCAATGGAGAGATGAGCGTCGGAGAAACAATAGAAGAGCTTATTTTAATTGCTGAGATAGGCACAATTAGCGATTTCTAA